The genomic DNA TATGCTTTAATAGATGCGTGGATACTTATTAATAGATACAAGGATAGATACTTGAATCTTTAAAAAATTTTGAAGATAAACCTATTGAGGGCTTAACTTAGTGTGTTAGTGTGATCCTCAAGGTTTTAGTGGCTTAGAATTATTTGTAGAAAATCTAACGGAATACTGCTGACCCATATCCCACAACTGAAGTGTAGTTTCCACTGGTATCCCCACTAGTGGCGTATTTTAGGATGGTAGCATCATGAGCACCCATAGCCTTAGATGCGGCCATAGTAGTGGCTACTGGTCCGTATCCACACATAGTCACGTTGTTGGAGATAATTCTCTTAAACATCTCCTGCTCATCAAATGATTCAATGGCATCAAGTACTTTTTTATCCTGTGCTACAGCTACCTTGTGGGGCATTTGATGAGTGAAGTCTGTACTGGCTATCACTACTAAGTCTTGCCCTAATTCTTGGGCAGTTAAGGCAATGGCACCTCCTAACTCCTGAGATGTTTCCAGATCTTGCATCATCATACAGATTGGGACCAGTTTGAAATCCTGGCCTAGTTCCTGTAGAAAGGGTAGTTGCACTTCACAGCTGTGTTCCTGGATGTGGGCTGAGGGTTCATCATCCATTAAAGGATAATTATCAACTAATTTTCTTGCAAATTCTGTGTCTATAGGCACTTCTCCCAGTGGAGTTTGCCAGCCCCCCTGGGTCATGGTGGAAAGTCCAGAGCCCATGCCAGTATGGTTAGGGCATAATATCAGCACTGTTTCTGGAAGGCCATCTTCTGCCAATTCTAGATAGGAAAAAGCAGCAACTGGACCTGAAAACTCATAACCCGCATGGGGTGAAATCAGCCCTTTAATACTCCGTTTATTACCCAATTTACCAGGGATTCGCCCAGGACCTATCGGATGGGTGTAACACCATTTAATTCTCTCTTTGAGAAGTTGTTCATCCGATTCATAGAAGTATCCTGCCACTGCAGGTTTTCTCATCATTAATAATCCCCCCTTGTTTTAAAGGGTTTTCACCCTTTAGATTATTATATTAAATCGTGAAAACCGGTGCAAATCTTATAAACAGATCATATTTGCAAACACAAGAGATTCCAGTGCATCACTCTTAAAAACCTTGACAATACCCCAGTATTGAATTTTTAACCCCTGAATTCCTTATTATATTCCAATAATCAAGGGTTTTTAAATCTTTAAACCCTGAAACTGGTGATGATCAATTCTGGAAGGATTTAAAGACTCAGGGAATGTTCAATCTGGGATTTATATGATTTATATTCTCAGTTCGAAGTCTGCCGGGGTAACATCCAGTTCAGCATCTGGATTGATGATTTCTTTTTCCCTAAGGATTTGTCGAGCCATTAACCAGTATACCAGTGCTATTGCTTTTCTTCCCTTGTTGTTAACAGGTATAACTATATCCACATTACCCAGAAGGTTTTCAGTATCACAAAGTGCGATTACTGGGATTCCTATCTGTTTAGCTTCGATTATGGCTTGCAAATCACTTCTAGGATCGGTTACCATTAGTACTTTGGGTTCGATAAATTTAGCATATTCCGGGTTAGTGAGAGTTCCTGGTATGAATCTTCCAGGGATTGTTCTGGCCCCGGTCACTTCTCCAAACCTACGCACTGGTGTTTGCCCATATTGTCGTGTGGACACTGCTAGTATGTCTTCTGGCTCGAATTTGGCCAGGAATTTGGCTCCGGATATGATTCGGTCATTGGTTTTCCGAACATCCAGTACGTATAATCCGTCTGCACGCACCCGGTAGATGTATCGTTCCATGTCTTTGGTTTTTTGCTGTGTGCCTATGTGTAAACCTGCTGCTAAGTATTTGTCTAATGGTATTAGTAATTCTGACAACTTACCACCTCTAAAATTATGTTTAAATATCTATTTTCATGGATTTTTATTTTTAGATGTATTAAATCATTCTTGGTTTAATCATCTTCAATCTTTATCGCCTGGTTGGGACAGACATCTACGCAGACTTCGCATAGACTGCAGTTTTCCGTGTTCTGGATGACTATCTCGTCTCCTTCTAGAATTAACACTTCCATTGGGCAAACGTCCACACATTCAGCGCAGTCTGCTCCTTCACATTCATCGCGGTTTATTGTTATTTTAACCATGTAGTATTCTCCTTTCGATTTAGATTTTTGATTTTGTTATCTTAATAGTTTTTAACACCTGAAATGTGTTATCTTAATAGTTTTTAACCTGAACTGGTAATTAGTGATAAAAATTATGGATGATTTTTTTTACCAGGATAGGTCTGCCATTTGTGGGTTGCTCATTTCTTCTTCAATACGGATGAGTTCGTTGAGTTTTGCTATCCTTTCCCCACCCAGAGCTCCGGTTTTGATGATGGGACTCATCCAAGCCACTGCTAAGTGGGCGATGGTATCGTCAGTGGTTTCTCCTGAACGGTGGGATACCACTG from Methanobacterium sp. includes the following:
- the amrB gene encoding AmmeMemoRadiSam system protein B — translated: MMRKPAVAGYFYESDEQLLKERIKWCYTHPIGPGRIPGKLGNKRSIKGLISPHAGYEFSGPVAAFSYLELAEDGLPETVLILCPNHTGMGSGLSTMTQGGWQTPLGEVPIDTEFARKLVDNYPLMDDEPSAHIQEHSCEVQLPFLQELGQDFKLVPICMMMQDLETSQELGGAIALTAQELGQDLVVIASTDFTHQMPHKVAVAQDKKVLDAIESFDEQEMFKRIISNNVTMCGYGPVATTMAASKAMGAHDATILKYATSGDTSGNYTSVVGYGSAVFR
- a CDS encoding 30S ribosomal protein S2, translated to MSELLIPLDKYLAAGLHIGTQQKTKDMERYIYRVRADGLYVLDVRKTNDRIISGAKFLAKFEPEDILAVSTRQYGQTPVRRFGEVTGARTIPGRFIPGTLTNPEYAKFIEPKVLMVTDPRSDLQAIIEAKQIGIPVIALCDTENLLGNVDIVIPVNNKGRKAIALVYWLMARQILREKEIINPDAELDVTPADFELRI
- a CDS encoding 4Fe-4S dicluster domain-containing protein; this translates as MVKITINRDECEGADCAECVDVCPMEVLILEGDEIVIQNTENCSLCEVCVDVCPNQAIKIEDD